A stretch of the Verrucomicrobiota bacterium genome encodes the following:
- a CDS encoding FAD-binding protein yields the protein MTWTQQQRNIASAGCDVAFDNLTRQLYATDASIYQIEPVGVAFPRNAGQASAVIRAAADTGLSITPRGAGTGLVGGAIGEGLIVEFARFNRQITELNLEKRTVRVGAGVVLDQLNAFLQPHGFRFGPDVATSSRATLGGMIANNSSGSHTAFYGTTADHVHALEIVLADGRVEIIGPEHDTLRAQRALTNKLIRNHATVISERMPAGLLKRWPGYGLDRWLRQPGNLADLLSGSEGTLAAIMSAELKIVSLPKQKGLGLIFFASVAEAMQATVELLDLKPAAIEHIDRVLFDQTKGQLNFKGARDLLELDARPCESILIVEFFDDVEDRLAAFARRKLGLRKTILQTAAEMNLVWSLRKAGLSLLTGCKGDAKPVTGVEDTAVRPERLPDYVAGLESIMKLLGLSACYYGHAASGLLHVRPVLDLHHASDLKKFRQVSDEVSALVRQFKGSLAAEHGVGIARTEYMPEQLGEELIGVLREIKASFDPQNRFNPGKIIPDGRFKIDTRLRLSGDYELKLPFEPMLAFAAKDGSFVRNLEQCNGCGGCRKDAPTMCPTFLVTGEEIMSTRGRANAIRAVLERRGIDGRDALRSAELEAALSNCLACKACTTECPSNVNMALLKAEFLHARHQRDGLPLRERLLSDVDALGRIGCLMPGVANASLQWRWLRRLLALTLGLSARRPFPPFAGERFDYWFERRAASNVNGPRPLAFPSPWPSPQGEGNTFAALVQRGAAILGRALKSLLPSHEPDGRASLSPASRVGRVPPTSSGSPGRTRPTGFMGRVPGSETKGTFHERPPLPSCGHPLPFRGGEGTGEGERGGQIAKALVTGSDELPNRPTRGPVILWDDTFVRYYEPHIGRAALAVLEAAGFEVLLPRSRRCCGRPAFSQGNLDEAARLGRHNLQLLNQTESAIRNRQSANVGWASSLRVRGASAPRVSGDVSIIFLEPSCYSMFAEDYRELGLPGADEAAKRCFLFEQFVEGLLSREPDALRFSHQSGHVAIHAHCHAKSLTNPSYMVRLAQRLPGRKVTLLDTGCCGMAGAFGALDSKYELSLKVAQPLVEKLRHQPPGTVLAASGTSCRHQIEHLTPFRPRHMAEVLAEALEATDT from the coding sequence ATGACCTGGACTCAACAGCAACGAAACATCGCTTCCGCAGGCTGCGACGTGGCGTTCGATAATCTCACGCGGCAGCTCTATGCGACCGATGCTTCGATCTATCAGATCGAGCCCGTGGGTGTGGCTTTTCCGCGCAACGCCGGCCAGGCCAGCGCAGTCATTCGAGCCGCGGCGGACACAGGCCTCTCCATCACCCCCCGCGGCGCAGGCACGGGACTGGTGGGCGGCGCGATTGGCGAGGGCTTGATCGTCGAGTTTGCCCGGTTCAACCGCCAGATCACCGAGTTGAATCTGGAGAAACGCACGGTGCGCGTGGGCGCCGGCGTCGTGCTGGATCAACTCAACGCGTTTCTCCAGCCGCACGGATTCCGTTTCGGACCGGACGTGGCGACGAGTTCGCGCGCCACGCTCGGCGGCATGATTGCGAACAATTCTTCCGGCTCACACACTGCGTTCTATGGCACGACGGCGGACCACGTTCACGCGCTGGAAATCGTGCTCGCGGATGGCCGGGTCGAAATCATCGGCCCCGAACACGACACCCTGCGCGCCCAGCGCGCCCTGACGAACAAACTGATCCGAAATCATGCCACCGTGATTTCCGAACGCATGCCGGCCGGCCTGTTGAAGCGCTGGCCCGGCTACGGACTGGATCGATGGCTGCGCCAGCCGGGTAATTTAGCTGATCTTCTCTCGGGCAGCGAAGGAACGCTGGCTGCCATCATGTCCGCGGAATTGAAGATTGTTTCGCTGCCCAAACAAAAAGGGCTGGGACTGATTTTTTTCGCGTCAGTTGCGGAGGCGATGCAGGCCACGGTTGAATTGCTCGATCTGAAACCCGCGGCCATCGAGCACATCGACCGGGTCTTGTTCGACCAGACCAAAGGCCAATTGAACTTCAAAGGTGCGCGCGATCTTCTCGAACTCGACGCCAGGCCGTGCGAATCGATCCTCATCGTTGAGTTTTTCGACGACGTGGAAGATCGGCTGGCGGCGTTTGCCCGGCGGAAGCTTGGCCTGCGCAAAACGATTCTGCAAACGGCGGCGGAGATGAATCTGGTCTGGTCGTTGCGCAAGGCCGGCCTCTCGCTCCTGACGGGATGCAAAGGCGACGCCAAACCGGTCACGGGCGTCGAGGACACGGCCGTTCGCCCCGAACGCTTGCCCGATTACGTCGCAGGTCTGGAATCGATCATGAAGTTGCTCGGCTTGAGCGCCTGCTATTACGGGCACGCCGCCTCGGGGCTTCTTCATGTGCGTCCCGTGCTGGATCTGCACCACGCGAGCGATCTGAAGAAATTCCGGCAGGTGAGCGATGAGGTGTCGGCTCTTGTGCGCCAGTTCAAAGGATCGCTGGCGGCGGAGCACGGCGTGGGGATCGCCCGCACCGAGTACATGCCGGAGCAGCTCGGCGAGGAATTGATCGGCGTGCTGCGCGAAATCAAGGCGTCGTTCGATCCGCAGAATCGGTTCAACCCCGGCAAGATCATTCCGGACGGGCGATTCAAAATCGACACGCGGCTTCGCCTGAGCGGAGATTATGAGCTGAAATTGCCGTTCGAACCCATGCTGGCTTTCGCGGCCAAGGACGGATCGTTCGTCCGGAATCTCGAACAGTGCAACGGCTGCGGCGGTTGCCGCAAAGACGCGCCCACGATGTGTCCGACGTTCCTCGTGACCGGCGAAGAAATCATGTCCACGCGCGGGCGCGCCAACGCGATCCGGGCTGTTCTGGAGCGGCGTGGAATCGATGGCCGGGATGCGCTGCGATCTGCCGAACTGGAGGCAGCCTTGAGCAATTGTCTCGCGTGCAAGGCGTGCACCACCGAGTGCCCGTCGAACGTGAACATGGCTTTGCTCAAGGCGGAGTTCCTGCACGCGCGGCATCAGCGGGACGGATTGCCGCTGCGCGAACGACTGCTCAGCGACGTGGATGCGCTCGGCCGAATCGGGTGTTTGATGCCGGGAGTTGCGAACGCCAGTTTGCAGTGGCGATGGTTGCGGCGTCTGCTCGCATTGACGCTCGGCCTCTCCGCCAGGCGCCCGTTTCCTCCATTCGCCGGGGAACGATTCGATTATTGGTTTGAGCGTCGCGCGGCTTCCAACGTCAACGGACCACGACCGCTCGCTTTCCCCTCACCCTGGCCCTCTCCCCAAGGGGAGGGAAATACTTTTGCCGCGCTCGTTCAAAGAGGCGCCGCGATTCTTGGCCGGGCGCTGAAATCGCTTCTCCCTTCCCATGAACCAGATGGTAGGGCGAGCCTGTCCCCAGCGAGCCGAGTCGGACGTGTTCCACCCACGTCGAGCGGCTCGCCGGGACGGACTCGTCCTACCGGGTTCATGGGCCGAGTGCCTGGTTCCGAGACCAAGGGAACTTTCCACGAACGTCCCCCTCTCCCGTCCTGCGGACACCCTCTCCCCTTCCGAGGGGGAGAGGGAACGGGAGAGGGGGAACGCGGCGGACAAATCGCTAAGGCTTTAGTGACTGGCAGCGATGAATTGCCGAACCGACCCACGCGCGGGCCGGTGATTCTCTGGGACGACACCTTCGTGCGCTATTATGAACCGCACATTGGCCGGGCCGCATTGGCCGTGTTGGAAGCGGCGGGTTTTGAAGTTTTGCTTCCGCGCTCCAGACGCTGTTGCGGCCGCCCTGCCTTTAGCCAGGGCAACCTCGACGAAGCCGCGCGTTTGGGCCGACACAATCTCCAACTCCTCAATCAGACCGAATCCGCAATCCGCAATCGGCAATCCGCAAATGTGGGGTGGGCTTCCAGCCTGCGGGTTCGCGGGGCGTCCGCGCCCCGCGTTTCGGGTGATGTTTCCATCATCTTCCTGGAACCATCCTGCTATTCGATGTTCGCGGAGGACTATCGCGAACTGGGTCTGCCTGGCGCTGACGAAGCCGCGAAGCGTTGCTTTCTCTTCGAGCAATTTGTGGAAGGCTTGCTGAGTCGCGAGCCGGACGCGCTCCGCTTCAGCCACCAGTCCGGCCATGTCGCGATTCACGCGCATTGTCACGCCAAGTCTTTGACCAACCCGTCATACATGGTTCGGTTGGCTCAGCGTTTGCCCGGACGGAAAGTGACTTTGCTCGACACCGGCTGTTGCGGGATGGCCGGAGCGTTCGGCGCGCTCGATTCCAAATACGAATTGTCGTTGAAAGTCGCCCAGCCGCTTGTCGAAAAACTGCGCCATCAACCGCCGGGAACGGTTCTGGCCGCCTCCGGCACAAGCTGTCGCCATCAAATCGAACACCTGACGCCGTTCCGTCCCCGCCACATGGCGGAAGTCTTGGCGGAGGCGCTGGAGGCGACAGACACTTGA
- a CDS encoding HNH endonuclease — MDARRKATVRRRAGFRCEYCHLPERVAELPLQFDHIVAEQHGGPATLENLALACARCNRFKGPNLSGVDPETGVLTRLFNPRADSWKEHFAWDGARVRGRTTIGRATVHVLQMNHPAAVNQRRHLLNEGIDF, encoded by the coding sequence ATGGATGCCCGGCGCAAAGCAACCGTGCGACGCCGCGCCGGATTTCGTTGCGAGTACTGTCACCTTCCCGAACGCGTTGCGGAACTGCCTCTGCAATTCGATCACATCGTTGCCGAGCAGCATGGCGGCCCGGCGACATTGGAGAACCTCGCTTTGGCTTGTGCCCGGTGCAACCGATTCAAAGGCCCGAACCTGTCCGGCGTGGACCCGGAGACCGGTGTCCTCACTCGATTGTTCAACCCGCGCGCTGACTCGTGGAAGGAGCATTTCGCATGGGACGGCGCGCGCGTGCGCGGTCGAACGACCATCGGCCGCGCCACCGTCCACGTCCTGCAGATGAACCATCCTGCCGCAGTCAACCAGCGCCGGCACTTGCTCAACGAAGGCATCGATTTCTGA
- a CDS encoding DUF433 domain-containing protein: protein MIATSNGYIVRKVGVRSGHPVVEGTRIGVHDVLAMTKTGASVDEVVASFPRLTRAQVYECLAYYEDHRSELDPLVAAQTAQLDE from the coding sequence ATGATTGCGACGAGTAACGGTTACATAGTCCGTAAAGTGGGAGTGCGTTCGGGCCACCCTGTCGTGGAGGGCACGCGCATCGGCGTGCATGACGTCCTCGCGATGACGAAAACCGGAGCCTCGGTCGATGAAGTGGTGGCAAGCTTTCCCCGGCTGACCCGCGCGCAGGTTTATGAATGCCTGGCCTATTACGAAGACCACCGCAGCGAGTTAGACCCACTCGTCGCCGCGCAAACCGCTCAGCTCGACGAGTGA
- a CDS encoding FAD-dependent oxidoreductase, protein MAKGVLIIGGGVIGLSTAYYLARRGHRVTILDRVASEHWNCSYGNAGMITPSHFVPLAAPGMVALGLKWMWNPESPFYIKPRLSWDLVSWGWKFYCAANAQRVAQAAPVLRDLSLASRACFEELAALPDNDFGLVKKGLLALCKTENAFEEEAKTAEQARSLGIPAEVLDARQTAKLDPNVRMDICGSVYFPLDCHLTPQRFMAALQQQLAKLGAQFSWNTEVKGFTHHASRITSVQTSQGEVSADEFVICGGSWSPVLARELELRLPMQAGKGYSLTLPKPRQLPSICAIFTEARVAATPMGSSLRFGGTMEIADLNEEINPIRVQGILKAVPKYYPDFSPKDFEGVQPWCGLRPVSPDGLPYVGRVRRYANLSIATGHAMLGLSLGPITGKLISEVLSDEKPSIDIALLNPDRYG, encoded by the coding sequence ATGGCGAAAGGGGTCTTAATTATCGGCGGCGGCGTCATCGGCCTGAGCACGGCGTATTATCTCGCGCGGCGGGGGCATCGGGTGACCATTTTGGATCGGGTGGCATCCGAACATTGGAACTGTTCCTACGGCAACGCCGGGATGATCACGCCGAGCCACTTCGTGCCCCTGGCGGCCCCCGGCATGGTTGCGCTGGGTCTCAAATGGATGTGGAATCCGGAAAGCCCGTTCTACATCAAGCCGCGCTTGAGTTGGGACCTCGTGAGCTGGGGCTGGAAATTCTACTGCGCCGCCAACGCTCAACGCGTTGCTCAGGCCGCGCCGGTCTTGCGCGACCTCAGCCTGGCCAGCCGCGCTTGTTTCGAGGAACTCGCGGCGCTTCCCGACAATGACTTCGGCCTGGTGAAAAAGGGTCTCCTCGCGCTCTGCAAAACCGAAAATGCGTTCGAAGAGGAAGCGAAAACCGCCGAGCAAGCCCGATCCCTTGGAATCCCAGCGGAGGTGCTTGATGCCAGACAAACGGCGAAACTCGATCCCAACGTGCGCATGGACATTTGCGGCTCGGTTTATTTCCCGCTGGATTGCCACCTCACGCCGCAGCGGTTCATGGCCGCCTTGCAGCAACAGCTTGCCAAACTTGGCGCCCAGTTTTCGTGGAACACCGAAGTCAAGGGCTTTACGCATCACGCATCACGCATTACGAGCGTGCAGACGTCCCAAGGGGAAGTCTCCGCCGATGAATTCGTGATCTGCGGCGGCTCCTGGTCGCCGGTCCTGGCGCGCGAATTGGAGCTTCGGCTCCCGATGCAAGCCGGCAAAGGCTACAGCCTGACCCTGCCGAAGCCGCGGCAGCTTCCCTCCATTTGCGCTATCTTCACCGAAGCCCGCGTGGCTGCCACGCCCATGGGATCGTCGCTGCGCTTCGGCGGCACCATGGAAATCGCGGACCTCAACGAAGAGATCAATCCCATCCGTGTCCAAGGAATTCTCAAGGCCGTGCCGAAGTACTATCCGGATTTTTCGCCGAAAGACTTCGAGGGAGTTCAGCCGTGGTGCGGGTTGCGCCCTGTTTCGCCCGATGGATTGCCGTATGTGGGTCGCGTTCGGCGCTACGCGAACCTTTCCATTGCCACCGGCCACGCGATGCTGGGCCTGAGCCTGGGGCCCATCACGGGCAAGCTCATTTCGGAAGTCCTTTCCGATGAAAAGCCATCGATCGACATAGCGCTTCTGAATCCGGACCGATACGGATAG